The following proteins are encoded in a genomic region of Rissa tridactyla isolate bRisTri1 chromosome 5, bRisTri1.patW.cur.20221130, whole genome shotgun sequence:
- the LOC128910404 gene encoding homeobox protein HMX1 codes for MPDEATENAGSTSARVSSFFIEDLLGTEGTAGGGARRAAGGGGGGAPRCGPRSPLRLGAPGCPLRDAAVGWYRRAHAAFLGCASPDTSDRDSPELPEEPAERAGGGGRAATRGPAGGRPVPGGREEEEERGEEPGEPEQRAAGRKKKTRTVFSRSQVFQLESTFDVKRYLSSSERAGLAASLHLTETQVKIWFQNRRNKWKRQLAADLEAANLSHAAQRIVRVPILYHENSPASALGFTLPHMSPPLVGFSSGVSYPLGTFPAASLPFLRSQMTGLV; via the exons ATGCCGGACGAAGCCACGGAAAACGCCGGCTCCACCTCCGCCCGCGTCTCGTCCTTCTTCATCGAGGACCTGCTGGGCACCGAGGGcacggcgggcggcggggcgcggcgggcggcgggcggcggcggcggcggggctccgcGCTGCGGGCCGCGCTCCCCGCTGCGCCTCGGCGCCCCGGGCTGTCCCCTCCGCGACGCCGCCGTCGGCTGGTACCGCCGAGCCCACGCCGCTTTCCTGGGCTGCGCCAGCCCCGACA CCAGCGACCGGGACTCGCCCGAGCTGCCCGAGGAGCcggcggagcgggcgggcggcggcgggcgggcagcgacccggggcccggcgggcgggcggccggtgCCGGGCGGccgggaagaggaggaggagcgcgGCGAGGAACCGGGAGAGCCGGAGCAACGCGCCGCCGGCCGCAAGAAGAAGACGCGCACGGTGTTCAGCCGCAGCCAGGTCTTCCAGCTGGAGTCCACCTTCGACGTGAAGCGCTACCTGAGCAGCTCGGAGCGGGCCGGGCTGGCCGCCTCGCTGCACCTCACCGAGACCCAGGTGAagatctggttccagaaccgccGCAACAAGTGGAAGCGGCAGCTGGCCGCCGACCTGGAGGCGGCCAACCTCTCCCACGCCGCCCAAAGGATAGTGCGGGTCCCCATTTTGTACCACGAGAACTCGCCGGCGAgcgccttgggcttcaccctgcCCCACATGTCTCCCCCCTTGGTGGGCTTCTCCAGCGGCGTCAGCTACCCCCTGGGCAccttccccgccgcctccctccctttcctacGGTCGCAGATGACAGGACTCGTCTGA